Sequence from the Actinomycetes bacterium genome:
GGTGGCGCGCACGGTGGGGCCACCACACCGAGGAGGCCACCGCCATGAGCGCCACCAGCCAGCCGCAGTTCACCGTCATCTGCCCCAGCTGCCGGGCCGAGCTGACCCTCGCCGCGCGCCGCCTGCTCGTGCGGGTCGACGCCGACCGCTCGACCTCGGGCGAGGTGCTCTTCACCTGCCTGGCGTGCGACCAGACCGTGGCGCTCGGGCTGGACCCGGCCGGCGTCGCCGCGCTGGTGACCGCCGGGGTGACCTTCCTGAGCCTGTCGCCACCCGTCGTGGAGCACCCGGAGCTGCGCCCGGCCGGCCCGGCCTTCACCTCCGACGACCTGCTCGACCTGCACGTCGAGCTGCAGGGCGACGACTGGCTGACCGACCTGGTCGGCTAGCGCGGGGAAGCCGGCAGCGGCCCCGGTCCCGGTCCGGTCGACCCGCCCCGCGGGCCGCCCGCCGCGACCCGGGTTCGGGCCACCTCGGCCAGCAGGTCGCGCTCGCGGCGGGGGAAGTCGTGCACCGGGTGGCCGCGCTCCAGCCGGTCGCGCAGGAACGCCAGCTCGGTCGCCGCGTGCTGGAAGCCGCGCAGGGCGTCGCCGGACGGCTCGCCGTAGCGGCCGGCCACCCAGCGCACCGCCTGGCGCCGGCGGGGCACCGACACCAGCATGGGCACGTCCTCGGGGGCCAGCCAGCCCGCGTCGACGTACGTCGGCAGGTGCCGTTGCAGGGTCTCGCCCTCGCGCCGGCGTGACCACGCCGCGACCGCCACGGTCGCGGCGAACGCGGGGACCATGACGACGACGTAGCCGGTGAAGAAGCCCCTCAGGCCGGACAGCGACGCCCAGTTCCAGGTGGCGTGCAGCACGACGGCGGTGAGGTAGCCGGCCAGCGGCGCCAGCCATCGGGTGGAGGGAGTGACCGCCCGGGCGGCCAACCCGAGCCCGATGCCGGTCATCGCGGTGAACAGCGGGTGGGCGAAGGGGGACAGCACCCCGCGGAGCACGAAGGTGAAGCCGACCGCGAAGATCCCGCCGCTGACGCCGAGCTCCTCGCCACCGGCGAGGAACGCCCGCCCGAAGTAGAGGATGTTCTCGGTGAAGGCGAAGCCGACTCCGGCCAGGCCGCCCAGGACGATCCCGTCGACCACCCCGTCGAACTCCTGCCGGCGCACGAGCAGCACGAGCAGGACGGCCGCCCCCTTGGCGGCCTCCTCGACCCAGGGCGCGACCAGGACAGCGGTGGTCGCCAGCCCCTCGGCCGGCCCGCCGGTGCGAGCGATGGCCAGGGCGCTGGCGGTGTTGAGCACCGCCGACACGAGGGCGGCGACCGTCGCGCCCCAGAAGAACGCGAACAGCAGCAGCCCCCGCGGCTCGGGCTCGTAGCGGTCCAGCCAGCGGAAGGCGCCCAGGACGACCGGGAGCGGCAGGACGGCGAGGCAGATGCCGATGAGGAAGCCGAGCCAGCCGGTCGTCGAGGTGAAGGTCGCGAGCAGCAGCAGCCCGCAGAGGCTCATGACCACGGCGAGGAAGCCGACCAGCAGGAGGCGCCGCAGGCGGCTCCAGTGGTCGCTCGGGTGCACCGGAGGAGAGTAGCCGCGGGCCGGGCGCCCATCCGTCCGAGTCGCGGACGGCGCCGGTCGCGAGGATTGCGCCCGACAGGTCAGGGAACGCGACACCCAGGGACGGGGACCGGCACACGGCAGGGGACGTCGGTCCCCGTCCCACCTCCTGCCACCACTAGCGTGCGGCCATGGACCGTGCGCACGTCGAGCGGCTGACCGCCGCCGAGCAGGACCGCTTCGTCGCCGAGCACCCCCGCAGCAAGGAGCTCTTCGAGCGGGCCCAGGCCGTCATGCCGGGCGGGGTCCCGATGAG
This genomic interval carries:
- a CDS encoding PrsW family intramembrane metalloprotease, with the protein product MHPSDHWSRLRRLLLVGFLAVVMSLCGLLLLATFTSTTGWLGFLIGICLAVLPLPVVLGAFRWLDRYEPEPRGLLLFAFFWGATVAALVSAVLNTASALAIARTGGPAEGLATTAVLVAPWVEEAAKGAAVLLVLLVRRQEFDGVVDGIVLGGLAGVGFAFTENILYFGRAFLAGGEELGVSGGIFAVGFTFVLRGVLSPFAHPLFTAMTGIGLGLAARAVTPSTRWLAPLAGYLTAVVLHATWNWASLSGLRGFFTGYVVVMVPAFAATVAVAAWSRRREGETLQRHLPTYVDAGWLAPEDVPMLVSVPRRRQAVRWVAGRYGEPSGDALRGFQHAATELAFLRDRLERGHPVHDFPRRERDLLAEVARTRVAAGGPRGGSTGPGPGPLPASPR